The following DNA comes from Leucoraja erinacea ecotype New England chromosome 38, Leri_hhj_1, whole genome shotgun sequence.
GGGGCAATATTGATTAATCTGGTGGTTCTTTACTATGTCTCAAGAACCCAACAGCAAATGCTGAAGCACAAAGAACCAGGAAAGGCTGCGTCGCGGAGGTCATCGGTTTCGCGAGTCGCTGGAATCACCGTGTTGATAAGAGAGTTTGAAGACTTTGAGAACTGGGTGGTGGGAGTTGTGAAGTCCTTCATGAAGGTACGGCCAGATCAGCCCATCGTGGTGGTGGCTGACAAACTGCCCTACCCGCCGCTGGGCCTGCCCAACAAGCGGACCGTTCAGACAATCCTGTTGAAGGGATCTCCCGATCAGCCACACTATGTCACCAGGCCCGAATTCTACATCAAGACTGAGTACACCCTTTTGGTGCCAGATGGAATACAGCTGGACTCAACGCAGCAAGTCGATCGCCTTCTTCAGGAATTCGAGGCCAACAAAGACAAGGCCCGGATGGTCGCAGCTCCTGTTCAGCCTTCTGGAATGTTCCAGTGTCTAAACCTGCGGGTTAACCTGAAGGAGTGGAGTGCAGTTTACAGCCTCTCTGGCGGTCAGCTTTGCGATGCCATTGCAGGAGACGCTGTGGTTCTTCTTCGGACGGAagacttgttcaacctctcccaggCTATGGTGAGGCCGCTCGCCACCTCCCTCTTCATCCAGTCCTCGCTGCACGGCTGGAGGGTGAAGGCGGCGGAGAGCGTGGTCTTCTCCTCGTACCCCCGCTCTCTCTACATGTCGGCCCACAACCAGTGGAAGGCCGACAACCACGTGAAAGCCAGGCTGGCTCACCTCTTCGAAGTGTTTGGCGTGAAGCGCGTGGTCCAGGCCGACGGGAAGGAGCAGTGGTACGGATGCACCAAGGACACACCCCGCTGCTTTGGCACCGTGCATGATGACACGCCGGAGTACCTATACCTGAACAGGTGGACTCCTCCTTGCTGCCTTAGAGCCTTGCGCGAGACAGCTAGGTACGTCATGAAGATCTTGGAGTCCTCGGACGTCCGCTACTGGATGGAGGGCGGCACGCTCCTGGGAGCGGCGCGCCAACAGGACATCATTGCCTGGGACTACGACGTGGATCTGGGCATCTACTTGGAAGACGTGGACAAGTGCGACTTGCTGCGGAGTCTGGACTCTGGCTCGGTTGTCGACGAGAACGGCTACGTGTGGGAGAAGGCGGTGGAAGGGGAATTCTACAGAGTGCAGTACAGCGAAAGCAACCACCTCCATGTTGACCTGTGGCCCTTCTACTCCAGAGAAGGGATCATGACCAAGAACTCCTGGCTGGACCACAAACAGGACGTCGAGTTCCCCGAGCACTTTCTGAAGCCGCTGGTGCCCATGCAGTTTGCCGGGGTGACTGCTTATGCGCCTAACAATCACCGACGCTTCCTAGAGTTGAAATTTGGTGAAGGGGTCATTGAAAACCCAGAGTACCCAAATCCTGCAAAGAAAAAGTTGGTGAAGACGGACTAAGTGGAGGATATTGGTTATTTCAGAAGGAGATGTGGGCCCGTTACACTtagaccaggggttcccaaccttgttcgtcccgtttacccctggcaactttaatagcacataacaatattagttcacttatttatgaacaactaatggtgaacagataccagtacaaagactgactttggtgccttcccacacagtggggaactttgattctgctgtgtggggatgttttatgtcaaaccctatagtgtgttgtgtcctgttgatttttattgtatggctgtatggaaattcatttcactgtgccatcaggcacacgtgacaattaaatctatcttgaatcttgtataccagaaccaaacacagtcagttaaTAAGAATAAATATCTACAAATCca
Coding sequences within:
- the fkrp gene encoding fukutin-related protein, with the translated sequence MRISLCQILLTGAILINLVVLYYVSRTQQQMLKHKEPGKAASRRSSVSRVAGITVLIREFEDFENWVVGVVKSFMKVRPDQPIVVVADKLPYPPLGLPNKRTVQTILLKGSPDQPHYVTRPEFYIKTEYTLLVPDGIQLDSTQQVDRLLQEFEANKDKARMVAAPVQPSGMFQCLNLRVNLKEWSAVYSLSGGQLCDAIAGDAVVLLRTEDLFNLSQAMVRPLATSLFIQSSLHGWRVKAAESVVFSSYPRSLYMSAHNQWKADNHVKARLAHLFEVFGVKRVVQADGKEQWYGCTKDTPRCFGTVHDDTPEYLYLNRWTPPCCLRALRETARYVMKILESSDVRYWMEGGTLLGAARQQDIIAWDYDVDLGIYLEDVDKCDLLRSLDSGSVVDENGYVWEKAVEGEFYRVQYSESNHLHVDLWPFYSREGIMTKNSWLDHKQDVEFPEHFLKPLVPMQFAGVTAYAPNNHRRFLELKFGEGVIENPEYPNPAKKKLVKTD